From a region of the Candidatus Paracaedimonas acanthamoebae genome:
- a CDS encoding YggT family protein gives MDVLIIPMLELLRTILQLYIWVFIASVILSWLISFQIINTYNRAVVVIGEALYRLTEPMLTPIRRLIPGLGGFDFSPMVAIFILVFIQNVVSRLILKFIGVA, from the coding sequence ATGGATGTTTTGATTATTCCAATGCTTGAGCTTTTGCGGACTATTCTTCAGCTTTATATTTGGGTATTTATTGCGAGCGTTATCTTAAGTTGGCTCATTTCATTTCAAATTATTAACACATATAATCGTGCTGTTGTTGTAATAGGTGAAGCCCTTTATCGATTGACTGAACCTATGTTGACTCCAATTCGGCGCCTTATTCCGGGCCTAGGGGGTTTTGATTTCAGTCCGATGGTTGCTATTTTTATTCTTGTCTTTATCCAAAATGTTGTCTCAAGACTTATCTTGAAATTTATAGGAGTAGCTTAA